The genome window TCTGttaaatatcctaaattttaagattttatataataaccATTTTTCGAGTTATTTCgacatattttgatattatgtCATCATATTTTGTAGACTGTGGCGTAGTAAAGAATGCACACAGAGTCATATATTTGTCCATCACTCTTCATGtgcatcatttaaatatttaatggtATTGATTGAGACCATTTGTGTCTATAATCATCTCATAACCTTGTATTTGCAAGACTGCTAGTGCAAATAATTTGACTAAGAACACAATTTTCaaatcataatattaataaattaataattaatttataagaaaagctcaaaaaataaattaataaattaataattaaattcaaaataaaacgcTGACACAATAATATAGTATCATATAACATATGATGATAATATTAATTGTAATTTGTCAACTGCAAAAAAGGGGAAATATAAGTAAGCAGTTTTTATCAATCCATACaagaaagaaatatatattaaaagtatTCTAGTTTAACATTGTAGAGATAAACTACCAAGATTTTGCGCtgagataataatataatttaaaaaattaaagttgtaaattttataaatttagaactTGGGACGGACGAAATTTTTTGAACTTATGTTTTGGGACTGTTTACATGTTATTCACCGTCCCTAGTTCAAATTTTACCTTTTTGtggattaatttattttattaactttCAGTCATTAAGCATAATTTACGGATCCAAATTCATTTTTTTCCATCTGTGACCGTTGATATATCTTTGgagttaattttattttatttatccgAGTAAAAATAAACCCACAAGCATACAAGTTGAAAAACTCTTGTGAGCCATTTTCAAAGACATGTAAAGGTTACAGTGGGGTCAAATTAAAAAGATAGTAATAATGTTGACAAGCTAGGGGCAAATTTGGGCCGGGACACCGCAATTTTGACGGCGTGTGTTGACGAGGAAAGCACATAGGAGCATTACCTAAAGTGCAACCTACAGGTCAGCCGGTACCCAGTCACcactaataataaaaagaaaaaaaaagagtaaaaggacaattgtgtgtatatgtatctaTGATTCCATTTGCGTATATATAGGATATCGCAGCCCAAAAGAAAATCCCACCCCTTCCTTGTCTCATTTCATCTCTGCAACTCTCTCCTCTCTCGAACCCAACACATTTCTTGGGCTCGGAGAGAGTCAGCAAGTGAATCACTAACCCCTCATATACATCTGttcatacatacatacaattcTAGAAGGTGGTGTTGGAGAGTTGTCAGGATGGGGCTCAGTCTTGAAGAGATTAAAAACGAGACTGTTGATCTGGTATTGCTTAATCTCTCTTTATTCCGTTAATTATCatgtttatgaatataattagtAGCTTTCTTTTATACAATTCTTGTTATATACTTTGCTTTCCACTTGCATGTGTCATGTATTCTGGCTCAACTACTCATGTACAGAGAACACAATCCCTTTCAGTTTCATATGTTCGGTGTTTGGTAATTAGACGGCGGATGGATTATAACGAATAATTAGGGAAGAAATTATTCAATCACCCGATTAATCGGGATGCGTTGAATTCAACGAATCTACACATTCATAGCCGTAATGTTTGTTTGTAGCGCTCCTATTTGTGTTCGTCACATGGGCTTTCTAACTGATTTCAATACTTCCGTGATTTCTCTCTACGCCATGTTCTATACAAAGTACAACTAATTCAACGTGAAATGTACGTTTGTATATATGACATAATTGCCCCTCATTCATAAaaggatatttttttatttctttttggcCTCACttgatttttattcatttttcggAATTTGAGATTCTAATAAGATTTTTTCGTCTGTATATGTGGTCCAAGAATTTCTCATTTTtctaaaagaatatgaatattttacGTTTACGTTTaggataaaagaaataaaaagtaTTTGTGGTATATTTCTAAAAGAGGTCTTGTGATACTGCACCTAACTAATTTACCTTGAAGAAAAAATAaggaataaatttaattttagtaaTAGCAAAGTTTAAACGGACGAATCTTGCTTTTTATAGGTTATATACGAAATAATGGGATGTCTATTTTGGTCTTTTAGCACGTCTCGGTCAAAACATTCAATCGGTTCGGTACTCTTCCGTGGTACCCTGCACACTTTATTCTCCCACACCTTTTTGGTCACAGTCTGTCCAAAATACCCCTGAGAAACGTGATAATGCCAAGAGTGCCACAGACTTTGGGAAACGGTACAAAACAATAAAGAGGCCTAGGAGACTTTATGGCTTTTGGGTAGTGTGTTAAGGACATGTGAGTGGGCCCAGTAAAAGCCGAGTTGGCTGAAATCAATGGCCATTGCTTTTAGTTGTTGGAACTTATTCTGTTTTAAATCTTTTTGGAATAGTGTTGTTTTATTCTGAGGCCCACTTTTGATAGTGGAAAGTCAACTTGCatgactttttaatttttattaacattattttctttatgaataataattttctttaGTAGAATGAGTATTATATTGAAACCAACCATGGAGACAAAAGCCAGTTGAAACTTGACAATAAGCAACCACAAAGTACTTATTTCAACAAAATACAAAAGAGTGCTCACCCGCTCCCCCCTTAACAGAATTTATGGATTCAAACAAGACAAAAGCACTTCTTTATCTAACAAGTTTAATCATGAAAACTTAAATATAGGGTCAACAAACTTAAAACACAATTGTTCAATGCTTTATTTGAAGCTTAGTGCAGAAATTAGGTAACTCAGGTGTTTTATTATGTGTTACAGTACTACAGAGTAGGATAAAGTTTGTTAAGTAGTTGAGCGTGAACGTTATTGACTGATTACAGAATCATAACCATAAGCAATTCTTTAAGAAATTCTAATCTTTGTTGCTATAATTTGCTTTAGATGAATCTGGTTTTGAACAAATGAAATTAGGATTTACGCAAATGTGACAGATTTTGACAAGTATGCAGCTGATTGTTTCGCTctgtagtactccctccgtttctttattcttttctcgtttgatatgtcgggactgttcataacatgagactaattactaatttacgtctaatctataagactaaatatagtcatgagtgatcttgttggattcatattcacgagtactttaatacaatgaagtttttatatttaatactaatacaaaattaatgatattaaggatcaaaagtgtgtattggcaaacgtgccagagagaaacaggaaaagtaataagagacggagggagtaataacttTGAATAATATGAAATGGTATGTGATATGACTAGGTGAATCAAAGGGTGTTATTAACAAAATATGTCTTCGCTTTAAAGctaattgtttaaatgaatgATTAAAAATGAATGATTGATAGTagaaatatacatttttatataattgtgaGCAACTTAATTGTACTTGTTTATAGGCTGATTAATGTTCAGAATTGCACTTTCTAATCCTGTAGTAGATTTTTGACTGATTGTCCttggtattttttttattaacttaCTTGACAATCTGGGCTCACTAGTCAACTGTTTGTAATTCTGATTATAGGAGAAAATTCCGATAGAGGAAGTTTTTGAGCAGCTGAAATGTACCCGAGAAGGTCTCAGTGCGGACGAGGGAACCAACAGGCTGGAGATCTTTGGACCCAACAAATTAGAAGAGAAAAAGGTAATTTCGTGTTTCATATTTTGTAGGTTTTTTTTGTCAAGGTAGTTGCTCATAGTTGAATTACTTAGTATGTATTGTAAGGATAATGGTCAAGCTGTTTTGGAAAAATAGGAAAGCAAACTACTCAAGTTTCTCGGCTTTATGTGGAATCCACTCTCATGGGTTATGGAAGCTGCTGCCATAATGGCTATTGCGTTGGCAAACGGGAATGGGAAACCTCCTGATTGGCAAGATTTTGTTGGCATTATGTGCCTGCTTGTCATCAATTCAACAATCAGTTTCATCGAAGAAAACAATGCTGGTAATGCTGCTGCAGCACTTATGGCTGGTCTGGCTCCCAAAACAAAGGTATGTCTATATATATCAAGAAAACTTGAAGTGGTTCTTATTATTTATGGAAATTGTATTGTGGTTATCCTCATGTTTTATGCATCAATGCAGGTTCTTAGAGATGGTCGATGGAGTGAACAAGATGCTGCAATCTTGGTTCCTGGAGACATCATTAGTATCAAACTGGGAGACATTGTTCCTGCAGATGCACGTCTTCTTGAGGGTGATCCTTTAAAGATTGATCAATCTGCCCTCACTGGAGAATCACTTCCGGTGACTAGGAATCCTTATGATGAAGTTTTCTCCGGTTCAACTTGTAAACAAGGTGAGATCGAAGCCGTGGTCATTGCTACTGGGGTTCATACCTTCTTTGGAAAGGCTGCACATCTTGTGGACAGCACAAACCAAGTTGGCCACTTCCAGAAGGTCCTTACAGCCATCGGAAACTTTTGTATCTGTTCCATTGCTATTGGAATGTTGGTCGAGATTGTTGTCATGTATCCAATTCAGCACAGGAAGTATCGGGATGGGATTGACAATCTCTTGGTTCTATTGATCGGAGGTATTCCTATTGCCATGCCCACAGTTCTGTCAGTCACAATGGCTATTGGATCGCACAGGCTATCACAACAAGGAGCCATTACTAAGAGAATGACTGCTATAGAGGAGATGGCTGGCATGGACGTCCTTTGTAGTGATAAGACAGGGACACTGACCCTTAACAAACTTACTGTTGATAAGAACTTGATTGAGGTATTTGCAAAGGGCTTCGATAAGGAAAATGTCTTGCTTTGTGCTGCAAGAGCTTCGAGGGTTGAAAATCAAGATGCTATTGATGCTGCTATAGTTGGAACGCTTgctgatcctaaagaggtcCGACTCTTTTTCTATCTCTTGCTTacaattttttactttaaatgAAAAAGGGGCTCAAGACATTAAACCTTTTCAGGCTCGAGCTGGAATTAGAGAAGTACACTTCCTTCCGTTCAATCCCGTGGACAAGAGGACTGCCTTGACTTACATTGATTCTGATGGAAATTGGCATCGTGCCAGCAAGGGTGCTCCTGAACAGGTATTTTACTACTAAATCCTTACTTTTCCTGCTTGTAGCATCAGAAAATTGTATTATAACTGTTTGCTTGAAGTGGTCATATTTTTCTCAACTCTTTTTTGGATCCTTTTCCTTTGTTGATGATTGCTTACTTGGGTcttattttcttaattattcTCAGATCCTGACTCTCTGCAACTGCAAGGAAGATCAAAAGAAGAAGGTTCATGCCATTATTGATAAATTTGCAGAACGTGGGCTAAGATCATTGGGTGTTGCAAGCCAGGTTTAAGATGTTCCATTTTTTACTCCCCTGCACATACTTATGTCTAGTTCTTatattgtgtttatatatttagGTTGACGACCTAATTTTTATAGTGCTGATGTTTTGATAAATCTGTAGGTAGTGCCTGAGAAATCAAAAGACAGTGCTGGTGGTCCATGGCAATTTGTTGGATTGCTATCCCTCTTTGATCCTCCAAGGCACGACAGTGCTGAGACTATCCGCAGGGCTCTCAATCTCGGTGTAAATGTCAAGATGATTACAGGTAAAGTAATTCTATGTCCTGCATTTCTATTCCgtatatgtgttttatattctctttatttaatttttgtttgcgATTTTTGTTTAGGTGATCAACTTGCTATTGCAAAGGAGACTGGCCGAAGACTTGGAATGGGAACAAATATGTATCCATCTTCTTCTTTGCTTGGTCAACACAAGGATGAATCAATAGCTGCACTTCCCATAGAAGAATTAATTGAAAAGGCAGATGGATTTGCTGGAGTTTTTCCTGGTAGGTTGCCTAGTTTTGTGATTAATTTATGTAAAACATTCCCCCTGCcccaattttttaatattttagagcTGTAAGATGGTTCTAATGCAAAATTACTGAAATTTTGTAGAGCACAAGTATGAAATCGTCAAGAAATTGCAAGAGAGGAAGCATATATGTGGTATGACAGGAGATGGTGTCAATGATGCCCCTGCTTTGAAAAAGGCAGACATTGGAATTGCAGTAGCCGATGCCACTGATGCCGCACGGAGTGCTTCTGACATTGTTCTGACCGAACCTGGGCTTAGTGTTATTATTAGCGCAGTGCTAACTAGTAGAGCTATTTTCCAAAGGATGAAAAATTACACAGTTAGTGCCTCTCCTTTCTTTTTCCAATTTTCACAAGTATTGACCAGCTATACAGTTGAACTTATTGTGATCTTTTGTCCTTGTGAATTGGCAGATCTACGCAGTATCCATCACAATCCGTATTGTGGTAAGTGGGTGACACTTTGACTAGCGTTATACATTGATTTAGTTGTTTCTGTGATTTGGTTATTTCTAtagtgatttgattttgatatctgCTACCTATTTTGCAGTTTGGTttcatgtttattgctttgatttGGAAGTTTGACTTTTCTCCATTCATGGTTTTGATCATTGCCATCCTAAATGACGGTAAGATAGCAGGCTCATACTCTTCAAAATTTCAACAAGCAATCTTCCTGATTTCGTTTTATACTGTTATACTAACAGTTTCTTTATGTTATGTTTATAAGGAACAATTATGACAATCTCAAAGGATCGAGTAAAACCATCTCCATTGCCTGATAGCTGGAAGTTGAAAGAGATATTTGCTACTGGAGTAGTGCTTGGAGGTTACTTGGCATTGTTAACTGTTATATTCTTCTGGTTGATAAAAGATACTGATTTTTTCCCGGTAGGAACTTTTTGCTATCCCCGCAAATACAATTGATTTTTATAAGATTGTTGCCATTTACTGTTACCATGtggtttaaattatatattatggtCTTAATGGTTCAGGACAAATTTGGTGTGAGATCTATCAGACATAATCCTGAGGAAATGATGGCAGTACTGTACTTGCAAGTGAGTATTGTAAGCCAGGCTCTTATTTTCGTAACAAGGTCACGTAGCTGGTCCTTCGTTGAGCGCCCTGGATTCTTGTTGCTTGGGGCCTTCATGATTGCACAATTGGTACGGCTCGAGTgcctttaaatttttttgtacaAATAGCTTTGTTGTTGTTCTAACAAGCaaataaaatctgaaaattggtCTTTTAGCTGGCAACTGTGATAGCTGTCTACGCAAACTGGGGTTTCGCCAGAATTCACGGATGTGGTTGGGGATGGGCTGGTGTCGTATGGCTTTACAGTATCGTATTCTATTTTCCTCTTGATATCATGAAATTCGCTACTCGTTATGCTTTAAGCGGCAAGGCCTGGCAAAACATGATTGACAACAGGGTAATCTCAATAAATGTCACACTTTAGCCTTTTTTTTGCCACCTTTCAAGTCAATTAAACTTGTCGTTTCTCATTTCTTATCTTAGACGGCTTTCTCCACCAAGAAAGACTACGGAAAAGAGGAGCGTGAAGCTCAGTGGGCTCTAGCTCAAAGGACGTTACATGGACTTCAACCACCAGAGGCCTCTACCATCTTCAATGACAAGAGCAGCTACAGAGAACTTTCTGAGATAGCAGAGCAAGCAAAGAGACGAGCAGAGGTCGCAAGGTATGTGATTTCACTGCTTCCTGTTACTTGTCATGTTCATTTCGTTCAAACATATTACTCAAGCACACTCTAGGATCAAACATTAATTTGTGTACTTGTAATGTGTTATCTAGGCTTCGAGAACTGCACACTCTCAAGGGACATGTTGAATCCGTGGTGAAGCTAAAAGGCCTCGACATTGATACAATTCAACAACATTACACAGTCTAAGACTGAGATGAAGAGatatatgatttggaagatgcCATCACTGAAAACTTATCTAAGCCATAGGAAGATAAAAAAGAAGGCATTAATAGTAGTTTATGAACAAGTGTGCACTTAGAAACTGCAGTGGGAACACTTAGCCTTAGGGCTATAATTCCAGTGATACTTTGCTTTCTCTTTACATTTTCTTATGTTACTATCTTTTTGGAGAAGCTCTGGTTTTTCTCATGCTTTGGATCTTAAGTTTTAATTTAGAGATCTGCAGTACCCCCTTTGGCAACTCTGAGACAAATATATACTTCAAACTTGAAACTCCGCAATTAAAATGAGAAGAACGACATAGTAGCGATACTGACAATGCAAGAATGATTTTGTCAGTGCAAGCTTGTAGACAATGTTAAAGGCAAAAGAcgaaaaatatgagaaaatatgAACAAGTGAGAACACAATAACGAAAGCTCCTGAAATCAGGTGATATTGGAAACAACTATGCATTAGTAGAATAGGGGACATTAAAGTGAATAGATTTACATGATAGAGGGGAATGATATTGTTAGTTAGTGCCTAGACTTGGCATATGACTTGATCAACCACAAAACAACACACATGAATGCATTCAAGTTTAAGTGTTGTAGATATAAGACAAGAGGGAAGAGGCAAGGCCACGttcaaaatagaataaaatcaaaatggaTCCACAaatgttataaaaatataaatatcatgaGATGAATGCATGTGAAATCCCACATGTGTACAACTTTGAATGGGACAATGTACATTTCTACATACAAAATTATCCTCTCTTTACTTATCGCACTTATTATCCGCAGTAACTTTATCATTTATCCGGATCACATACTTATCGCACTTATTATCATCTGCAGTATCAAATTATTGAAGTTGAAATTAGTTAaatatgtcctaaatcactgagaggtattttttatattatatttagggtttGAATTAGGACaatgttggacttgctctaagtgcGACAAGTATGTTGCAACAGTCGTGCACCGATCCTGTAACTATTTCAGGTCAGCATTTAAGAAAGGAGCATGAAGCATCTAATCTAATAAGAAACATATGTGAATCATCAGCTATACCAAGAATCTTTCATCATCAGATCATGCACAGATCGACATCTTCATCAAGTCTTCTGCTCTCATATAATACACAGATTGTTTAGTCTATGAGACAAACATAGACATGGTACTATCCTTAACAGATGCTAAGAATCTTAAATCTCTAACATAATCACCGAacctattaattataatttgttcAACCGCTAAGCAGCCGTTCTATGGCCTAATCCTAAATTATTGAATCCGCGAACGTGTTATTATGCTTCTAAAAAATATAACACATTTGGTTGTATGTGTATTATACTAGACACAATGTTGCAACAGCTCCTCacctcacacacacacacacaaacactaaTCTACGAATTCTGCAACCCAAGTAGTATATGTTATCCTTCACAGCCTGTCAATCATGAATTGTTTAATGTTAATACAGATTAAAGAAAACATTAAGTTGAGGAGTTTGCTGTTTATGCAAGAAAAGTAGGAAGCAGGGGATAGAagagaattattattatttattagctAGCTGATGCCTGTAATAGGCTGGTTAGCTTAAAGATTAATGCTGCTCTGAAGATCTCCTAATTGTACTTAGCAAGGACAATTTTTAGAGAGATCTATCGTTCGCTGTACTTAAAATCTAGATTCAGCTCCTGTTCCTTCGAGTTGTTATAAGAATATAATTAGCAGTTGCATGAAGCTAAAGGTTTTCAATGAACACCGCTGCAGATTATTCTTGTCAGCCAACTCTGCATTCCAGGTACAGTGATTTCATGAACCTCTGATTTTGTTCGTCTCACATGATATAATgtgcgcgcacacacacatttccTGACAATGTCTTTTTGATGCCTGAGTGGCATGCTTTTAGTCTTAGTAAAGTTAAGTAGCCGAGATTTATATAAGCAGCGGATTTCTGAATTTAGTAGAATTCAGTTGTTATGCGGTTGGGTATGATCCAAAGAGTATGAGAACTGTGCCCAATTCTCTGAGCTGTGCACAACTAaactagattttttttttcttgtataaattgcATGGCAGAAATCTGAATCTGCCACTTAAGCACTGTTACAAGCTGCATTTGTACTTATGCTGTAATATCTGAAGTATCTATGACTGAATAACTAATCAAGTAAACTTCAAACATTTCAGGAATGGGAACAAAGCTCCAATTTGCGCGTGATCTGTTAGCTACCTTTCCTAATACAAGTGTTTCTGTTCTTCAGTTGGATAATTGGGAGTCTTTAAATAATATCTAGTGATAGAGAAACTTTACAGGCGCAGATCTTAGGGTTCGGTAGAATGCTTGAAAAAGTCCAGACAGAGTTCATTAAGAAAACAATGGTAGatcaagaaaatatatttcagCACCAGGTATGTGCAATCTCTTATCGTCCTCTAAGTTTTTGCTCTTATTTTGTATCAAGTAGTCTAGGAAACCATATAATTAACCCTTACTGGCAGAATAACTCAACTACTACTTAATACAGTGACAATTCTCCCCTTAATGAATAAACTCTGTTACCACTTAATTGAGTGACCATTTCTCGTAAAACATCAAGGTGTTAGAATTAGGGCTTACTAGGATCATTatatcat of Daucus carota subsp. sativus chromosome 3, DH1 v3.0, whole genome shotgun sequence contains these proteins:
- the LOC108214338 gene encoding plasma membrane ATPase 4, whose amino-acid sequence is MGLSLEEIKNETVDLEKIPIEEVFEQLKCTREGLSADEGTNRLEIFGPNKLEEKKESKLLKFLGFMWNPLSWVMEAAAIMAIALANGNGKPPDWQDFVGIMCLLVINSTISFIEENNAGNAAAALMAGLAPKTKVLRDGRWSEQDAAILVPGDIISIKLGDIVPADARLLEGDPLKIDQSALTGESLPVTRNPYDEVFSGSTCKQGEIEAVVIATGVHTFFGKAAHLVDSTNQVGHFQKVLTAIGNFCICSIAIGMLVEIVVMYPIQHRKYRDGIDNLLVLLIGGIPIAMPTVLSVTMAIGSHRLSQQGAITKRMTAIEEMAGMDVLCSDKTGTLTLNKLTVDKNLIEVFAKGFDKENVLLCAARASRVENQDAIDAAIVGTLADPKEARAGIREVHFLPFNPVDKRTALTYIDSDGNWHRASKGAPEQILTLCNCKEDQKKKVHAIIDKFAERGLRSLGVASQVVPEKSKDSAGGPWQFVGLLSLFDPPRHDSAETIRRALNLGVNVKMITGDQLAIAKETGRRLGMGTNMYPSSSLLGQHKDESIAALPIEELIEKADGFAGVFPEHKYEIVKKLQERKHICGMTGDGVNDAPALKKADIGIAVADATDAARSASDIVLTEPGLSVIISAVLTSRAIFQRMKNYTIYAVSITIRIVFGFMFIALIWKFDFSPFMVLIIAILNDGTIMTISKDRVKPSPLPDSWKLKEIFATGVVLGGYLALLTVIFFWLIKDTDFFPDKFGVRSIRHNPEEMMAVLYLQVSIVSQALIFVTRSRSWSFVERPGFLLLGAFMIAQLLATVIAVYANWGFARIHGCGWGWAGVVWLYSIVFYFPLDIMKFATRYALSGKAWQNMIDNRTAFSTKKDYGKEEREAQWALAQRTLHGLQPPEASTIFNDKSSYRELSEIAEQAKRRAEVARLRELHTLKGHVESVVKLKGLDIDTIQQHYTV